The following are encoded together in the Gemmatimonadaceae bacterium genome:
- a CDS encoding aminotransferase class III-fold pyridoxal phosphate-dependent enzyme gives MLDFAPRFDEPAAARLTEQHFGIRGTARRLFSERDQNFLVESAGGERVVLKIANAHESPALLDAQQQAMMRLAQRMRIVPRVLPSLDRRSLVSVSGADGQRYLAWAVTWVPGQPLAQVGHRSPSLLDDLGRRVGKLARGLADFDHPAVHRDFLWDLAHARRVVGERRGLLADADLGAAVDVIARQFDRHTAPRLGGLRRSVVHGDLNDYNVLVGGAGEPEAREQRVAGIIDFGDMVYSYTVADLAIVVAYAMLDARDPLAVAARIVAAYHAEVPLTEAELSALFGLAAMRLCASACIAAAQMEQRPDNAYLGVSQRRIRQLLPVLAATPFRVAEAVLRHACGLPSVASAGAVVSWLLDHAAGFAPVLDVDLRAEPCLVLDLSVASPFVSGDPDARDAAHLTPQIAAAMREADVRVAVGRYDEPRLLYVTPLFSGGERVTDERRTIHVGLDLFADAGTPVHAPLAGTVHALADNANPLDYGPVIILRHTTGDGTEFFTLYGHLSRDSLAGLRVGQAIACGERIGALGTADVNGGWTPHLHLQVIADLLDLDLGFPGVVRASQRDAWRTVCPDPNLLVGIPSRRFPAPPRAAHETLAGRRAHFGANLSLAYREPLTIARGWMQYLFDDTGRQYVDAYNNVPHVGHAHPRVVQAAYDQMRVLNTNTRYLNDLPVEYAERLAATLPPGLSVCYFTNSASEANELALRLARAHTGERDMVVLDAAYHGNTTSLIDLSPYKHAGPGGTGGPEWVHVAPLPDDYRGPYRRGDPDAGSRYARHVAELVDAVRAAGRGVAGFIAETCPSVGGQIILPAGYLAEAYRHVRDGGGVCIADEVQTGLGRIGTHCWAFEAHGVVPDIVVMGKPLGNGHPLAAVVTTPAIAADFANGMEYFSTFGGNTVSCAVGLAVLDVLRDEGLQAHALAVGQHLLGGLRALAQRHERIGDVRGSGLFLGVELVRDRQTREPAGADASYVADRLREEGILIGTDGPHHNVLKIRPPMPFAECDADLLVQTLDRVLGELAGE, from the coding sequence ATGCTCGATTTCGCCCCCCGATTCGACGAGCCGGCCGCCGCCCGGCTCACCGAGCAGCATTTCGGCATCCGCGGCACGGCGCGCCGCCTGTTCAGCGAGCGCGACCAGAATTTCCTCGTCGAATCGGCCGGGGGAGAGCGCGTGGTGCTCAAGATCGCCAACGCCCACGAATCCCCCGCGCTGCTCGACGCCCAGCAGCAGGCCATGATGCGGCTGGCGCAGCGCATGCGCATCGTGCCGCGCGTGCTGCCGTCGTTGGACCGCCGCTCGCTGGTGTCGGTGTCGGGCGCCGACGGCCAGCGGTATCTCGCGTGGGCCGTCACCTGGGTGCCCGGACAGCCCCTCGCCCAGGTGGGCCACCGCTCGCCATCGCTCCTCGACGACCTGGGCCGGCGCGTGGGCAAGCTCGCGCGCGGATTGGCGGACTTCGATCATCCGGCCGTTCACCGGGACTTTCTGTGGGATCTGGCCCACGCGCGCCGTGTCGTCGGCGAACGACGCGGGCTCCTGGCCGACGCCGATCTCGGCGCCGCCGTGGACGTGATCGCGCGCCAGTTCGACCGGCACACCGCCCCGCGGCTGGGCGGGCTGCGCCGGAGCGTCGTGCACGGCGACCTCAACGACTACAACGTGCTCGTGGGCGGCGCCGGCGAGCCGGAGGCGCGCGAGCAGCGGGTGGCCGGCATCATCGACTTCGGCGACATGGTGTACAGCTACACGGTGGCCGACCTCGCGATCGTCGTCGCGTACGCCATGCTCGATGCGCGCGACCCGCTGGCCGTGGCGGCGCGCATCGTGGCCGCGTACCACGCCGAGGTGCCGCTCACCGAGGCCGAACTGTCGGCGCTGTTCGGCCTCGCCGCCATGCGACTGTGCGCCAGTGCGTGCATCGCGGCCGCGCAGATGGAACAGCGCCCGGACAACGCGTACCTGGGGGTGAGCCAGCGCCGTATCCGGCAGCTGCTGCCGGTGCTCGCCGCCACGCCCTTCCGTGTGGCCGAAGCGGTGCTGCGGCATGCGTGCGGCCTGCCCTCCGTGGCCAGCGCGGGGGCCGTGGTATCCTGGCTCCTGGACCACGCGGCCGGGTTCGCGCCGGTGCTCGACGTCGATCTGCGCGCCGAGCCCTGCCTGGTGCTCGACCTGAGTGTCGCCAGCCCGTTCGTGAGCGGCGATCCCGACGCGCGCGACGCGGCGCACCTCACGCCGCAGATCGCCGCCGCCATGCGCGAGGCAGACGTGCGCGTGGCGGTGGGGCGGTACGACGAGCCGCGCCTGCTCTACGTGACGCCGCTCTTCTCGGGCGGTGAACGCGTGACCGACGAGCGGCGCACCATCCACGTGGGGCTCGACCTGTTCGCCGACGCCGGCACGCCCGTGCACGCGCCGCTGGCGGGCACCGTGCACGCCTTGGCCGACAACGCGAACCCGCTGGACTACGGTCCCGTGATCATTCTGCGACACACCACCGGCGATGGCACCGAGTTCTTCACCCTGTATGGGCATCTGAGCCGTGACTCGCTGGCCGGGCTGCGCGTGGGGCAGGCGATCGCGTGTGGCGAGCGGATCGGCGCGCTCGGCACGGCCGACGTCAACGGCGGGTGGACGCCGCATCTGCATCTGCAGGTGATCGCCGATCTGCTCGATCTGGATCTCGGGTTTCCGGGCGTCGTGCGGGCCAGCCAGCGCGACGCGTGGCGTACGGTGTGCCCCGACCCCAACCTGCTGGTCGGGATTCCGTCCCGCCGCTTCCCGGCGCCGCCCCGTGCCGCCCACGAGACGCTGGCCGGACGCCGCGCGCACTTCGGCGCCAACCTGAGCCTCGCCTACCGCGAGCCGCTCACCATCGCGCGCGGGTGGATGCAGTATCTGTTCGACGATACCGGCCGCCAGTACGTGGACGCGTACAACAACGTCCCGCACGTGGGGCACGCCCATCCCCGCGTCGTCCAGGCGGCGTACGATCAGATGCGCGTGCTCAACACGAACACGCGGTACCTGAACGACCTCCCGGTGGAGTACGCGGAACGTCTCGCGGCCACGCTCCCGCCGGGCCTCTCCGTCTGCTACTTCACCAATTCGGCGAGCGAGGCCAACGAGCTGGCCCTGCGGCTGGCGCGCGCGCATACCGGCGAGCGCGACATGGTCGTGCTCGATGCGGCGTACCACGGTAATACGACATCGCTCATAGACCTGAGTCCGTACAAGCACGCCGGGCCGGGCGGAACCGGCGGGCCGGAGTGGGTGCACGTGGCGCCGCTGCCCGACGACTACCGGGGGCCCTACCGGCGCGGCGACCCCGACGCGGGATCCCGGTACGCCCGGCACGTGGCCGAGCTCGTGGACGCGGTGCGGGCCGCCGGCCGCGGCGTGGCCGGATTCATCGCCGAGACGTGCCCCAGCGTGGGCGGCCAGATCATCCTCCCCGCCGGGTACCTCGCCGAGGCGTACCGCCACGTCCGCGACGGCGGGGGCGTGTGCATCGCCGACGAGGTGCAGACGGGACTCGGCCGCATCGGCACCCACTGCTGGGCGTTCGAGGCGCACGGCGTGGTGCCCGACATCGTCGTCATGGGCAAGCCGCTCGGCAACGGCCACCCGCTCGCCGCCGTGGTCACCACGCCCGCCATCGCGGCCGACTTCGCCAACGGCATGGAGTACTTCAGCACCTTCGGCGGCAACACCGTGTCGTGCGCCGTGGGCCTGGCGGTGCTCGACGTGCTGCGCGACGAGGGACTGCAGGCGCACGCGCTCGCGGTGGGCCAGCACCTGCTGGGCGGCCTGCGCGCGTTGGCCCAGCGCCACGAGCGCATCGGCGACGTGCGCGGATCGGGGTTGTTCCTCGGGGTCGAGTTGGTGCGCGATCGCCAGACGCGGGAGCCGGCCGGCGCCGACGCGTCGTACGTCGCCGATCGGTTGCGCGAGGAGGGGATCCTCATCGGCACCGACGGGCCGCATCACAATGTGCTGAAGATCCGGCCGCCGATGCCGTTTGCCGAATGCGACGCCGACCTGCTGGTGCAGACGCTCGACCGGGTGCTGGGCGAGTTGGCCGGCGAGTAG
- a CDS encoding M1 family metallopeptidase: MSSASAQSRAELAVADSSPFRPLTLPTPNSVRTASGRPGARYWQQEADYKIAATLDPLHNQVSGTETIHYQNNSPDALPYLWLFLEQNLCAPSSVTNTLNQPPLKFLDSEFDFSCQGFKGGLTLDYVRIGGANAAHTIYGTTMRIDLARPLAPGAAVDIAAKWSFKVPEQGGGRMGHDGPLYEIAQWYPRMAVYDDVHGWNHEPYIGAGEFYLEYGNFDVTLTVPFSYIVRATGELQNPTTVLTPTEIRRLALARASDTTVHIITSRELTDFAATRPVTAGELTWHFTAHDSRDFAWAAGPDFLWDASGWDNILIETLYRRTADKWPEANRMGRETIKYFSEQWYHYPWSHATTIEGPIQGMEYPMLTFVPNSPTREDQQWALAHEFGHEWFPMLVGSNERLYPWMDEGFNTFIDLHNAARYFKGTAYGDSIESHPLHLYAEHGVPGNEQPLIENPTEVRDLFWSGYQKPALMMQTLRFEVLGQQRFDDAFRAYIKAWAFKHPTPADFFRIMRDESGMNLDWFWREWVYTTARLDQSVDSVTNSRDGARVYLASRGTMIMPVELSLTFADHSTTTVKLPIETWNLGDVFVYRVPEDKAVVAAEVDPRHVLPDIDRSNNAWRARY; this comes from the coding sequence ATGTCCTCGGCCAGCGCGCAATCCCGCGCCGAACTCGCCGTCGCTGACTCGTCGCCGTTCCGGCCGCTCACGCTCCCCACCCCGAACTCGGTGCGTACCGCCTCGGGCCGTCCCGGCGCGCGCTACTGGCAGCAGGAAGCGGACTACAAGATCGCGGCCACGCTCGACCCGTTGCACAACCAGGTGTCGGGCACGGAGACGATCCACTATCAGAACAACTCGCCCGATGCGTTGCCCTACCTCTGGCTCTTCCTGGAGCAGAATCTCTGCGCGCCGTCGAGCGTCACCAACACGCTCAACCAGCCGCCGCTCAAGTTCCTGGACAGCGAATTCGACTTCTCGTGCCAGGGATTCAAGGGCGGCCTGACCCTCGACTACGTGCGCATCGGCGGCGCGAACGCCGCCCACACCATCTACGGCACGACGATGCGCATCGACCTCGCGCGTCCGCTGGCGCCCGGCGCCGCCGTCGACATCGCCGCCAAATGGAGCTTCAAGGTGCCGGAGCAGGGCGGCGGCCGCATGGGGCACGACGGCCCGCTGTACGAGATCGCGCAGTGGTATCCGCGCATGGCCGTGTACGACGACGTCCACGGCTGGAACCACGAGCCGTACATCGGCGCCGGCGAGTTCTACCTCGAGTACGGCAACTTCGACGTCACGCTCACCGTCCCGTTCAGCTACATCGTGCGCGCCACCGGCGAACTGCAGAATCCCACGACGGTGCTCACGCCCACCGAGATCCGCCGCCTCGCGCTGGCTCGCGCGTCGGATACCACGGTGCACATCATCACGAGTCGCGAGTTGACCGACTTCGCCGCCACCCGGCCGGTGACCGCGGGCGAGCTCACCTGGCACTTCACGGCGCACGACAGCCGGGACTTCGCGTGGGCGGCGGGCCCCGACTTCCTCTGGGACGCGAGCGGTTGGGACAACATCCTCATCGAGACGCTCTACCGCCGTACCGCCGACAAATGGCCCGAAGCCAATCGCATGGGCCGCGAGACGATCAAATACTTCAGCGAACAGTGGTACCACTATCCCTGGTCGCACGCCACGACGATCGAAGGCCCCATCCAGGGGATGGAATATCCCATGCTCACCTTCGTGCCCAACAGTCCCACGCGCGAGGATCAGCAATGGGCGCTGGCGCACGAGTTCGGGCACGAGTGGTTCCCGATGCTGGTGGGCAGCAACGAGCGCCTGTATCCGTGGATGGATGAGGGCTTCAACACGTTCATCGACCTCCACAACGCCGCGCGATACTTCAAGGGCACCGCCTACGGCGACTCGATCGAATCGCACCCGCTCCACCTGTACGCCGAACACGGCGTGCCCGGCAACGAACAGCCGCTCATCGAGAACCCCACCGAGGTGCGCGATCTGTTCTGGTCGGGCTACCAGAAGCCCGCGCTCATGATGCAGACGCTGCGCTTCGAGGTGCTCGGCCAGCAGCGGTTCGACGACGCGTTCCGCGCCTACATCAAGGCGTGGGCGTTCAAGCATCCCACGCCCGCCGACTTCTTCCGCATCATGCGCGACGAGTCGGGCATGAACCTCGACTGGTTCTGGCGCGAGTGGGTCTATACCACCGCCCGGCTCGACCAGTCGGTGGACTCGGTCACGAACAGTCGCGACGGCGCCCGCGTGTACCTCGCCAGCCGCGGCACGATGATCATGCCCGTGGAACTGTCGCTCACGTTCGCCGATCACTCCACCACCACCGTCAAGCTCCCCATCGAGACGTGGAACCTGGGTGACGTGTTCGTGTATCGCGTGCCGGAGGACAAGGCGGTGGTTGCCGCCGAGGTGGACCCGCGGCACGTGCTCCCGGACATCGATCGCTCGAACAACGCGTGGAGGGCGCGGTACTGA
- a CDS encoding NADH:flavin oxidoreductase/NADH oxidase — MTTNAPAPLFDPLTIRSVEFRNRIFVSPMCQYSAQDGLANDWHLVHLGSRAVGGAALVLAEATAVSPEGRISPADTGIWSSAHAEAFRRITTFVRGQGAVPGVQLAHAGRKASTQIPWVGNAMLPPADGGWQTVAPSALAFSPDYPHPRALSVSELDEVEAQWVAAAGFAQEAGFEVIELHMAHGYLMHQFLSPLTNQRADQYGGSLENRMRFPLRVARAVRQAWPERLPLFVRLSVTDWTDGGWDVEQSVTLSRALRELGVDLIDCSSGGLVPQAKIPVGPGYQVPFAERIRRDAGIATGAVGMITEPEQANAIIAEGKADAVIMARELLRDPYWPMHAAKALGAEVRWPEQYLRAKSR; from the coding sequence ATGACCACCAACGCTCCTGCTCCGCTGTTCGATCCGCTCACGATCCGCAGCGTCGAGTTTCGCAACCGCATCTTCGTCTCGCCGATGTGCCAGTACTCGGCCCAGGACGGCCTCGCCAACGACTGGCACCTGGTCCACCTGGGCAGCCGCGCGGTGGGCGGCGCGGCGCTGGTGCTTGCCGAAGCGACGGCGGTGAGCCCCGAGGGGCGGATCTCGCCGGCCGACACGGGCATCTGGTCGAGCGCTCACGCCGAGGCCTTCCGGCGGATCACGACGTTCGTGCGCGGCCAGGGAGCGGTGCCGGGGGTCCAACTCGCCCATGCCGGCCGCAAGGCCTCGACGCAGATCCCGTGGGTGGGCAACGCGATGTTGCCGCCCGCCGACGGCGGGTGGCAGACGGTGGCGCCTAGCGCGCTGGCGTTCTCTCCCGACTATCCGCACCCGCGCGCGCTGAGCGTGAGCGAGTTGGACGAGGTCGAGGCGCAGTGGGTGGCGGCCGCCGGCTTTGCGCAGGAGGCCGGATTCGAGGTGATCGAGCTGCACATGGCCCACGGCTACCTGATGCATCAATTCCTCTCGCCGCTCACCAACCAGCGCGCCGACCAGTACGGCGGCAGCCTGGAGAATCGGATGCGGTTTCCGCTGCGCGTGGCGCGCGCCGTGCGCCAGGCGTGGCCCGAGCGGCTTCCGCTGTTCGTGCGTCTGTCGGTGACCGACTGGACGGACGGGGGCTGGGACGTGGAGCAGTCGGTGACGCTGTCCAGAGCGCTGCGCGAACTGGGCGTGGACCTGATCGATTGCTCGAGCGGTGGCCTGGTGCCGCAGGCGAAGATTCCGGTGGGACCGGGCTATCAGGTGCCGTTTGCCGAGCGCATCCGCCGCGACGCCGGGATCGCCACGGGCGCGGTGGGGATGATCACCGAGCCGGAGCAGGCCAACGCCATCATCGCCGAAGGCAAGGCCGACGCGGTGATCATGGCGCGCGAACTGTTGCGCGACCCGTACTGGCCGATGCACGCCGCGAAGGCGCTGGGGGCCGAGGTCCGCTGGCCGGAGCAGTATCTGAGGGCCAAGAGCCGGTAG
- a CDS encoding NAD(P)H-quinone oxidoreductase, whose translation MRVIECTAPGGPDVLVPGERPTPVAGAGEVLIRVAAAGVNRPDLLQRQGAYPPPPGASEILGLEVAGTIAAVGPEAAGFAVGDDVCALVAGGGYAEWCVAPAVQCLPVPRGLSMVEAASLPETFFTVWTNVFDRGRLAAGQSLLVQGGASGIGVAAIQMARALGARVFATAGTPDKCAACMQLGAERAVNYKTEDFVDVIRAATGGRGVDVILDMVGGDYVPRELSLLADEGRLVFIATLGGAKAQFNIREVMAKRLVITGSTLRPRPVAFKGEIAAALRARIWPLIEAREIKPMVHKVFDFADAAAAHRALERGEHVGKIVLKLRA comes from the coding sequence ATGCGCGTCATCGAGTGCACCGCGCCCGGCGGGCCGGACGTGCTCGTCCCGGGCGAGCGGCCCACGCCCGTGGCCGGCGCCGGCGAGGTCCTGATCCGGGTGGCCGCCGCCGGCGTCAATCGTCCCGACCTGCTCCAGCGCCAGGGCGCCTACCCGCCGCCTCCCGGGGCGAGCGAGATCCTCGGCCTCGAAGTGGCCGGCACCATCGCGGCGGTGGGCCCCGAGGCGGCCGGCTTCGCCGTCGGCGACGACGTCTGCGCGCTCGTGGCGGGCGGCGGGTACGCCGAGTGGTGCGTGGCGCCGGCCGTGCAGTGTCTGCCCGTTCCGCGCGGGCTCTCGATGGTCGAGGCGGCATCGCTTCCCGAAACCTTCTTCACGGTCTGGACCAACGTGTTCGACCGGGGACGCCTCGCGGCCGGCCAGAGCTTGCTGGTGCAGGGCGGCGCCAGCGGCATCGGCGTGGCGGCCATCCAGATGGCGCGCGCGCTCGGCGCTCGCGTGTTCGCCACCGCCGGCACCCCCGACAAATGCGCGGCCTGCATGCAGCTCGGCGCCGAGCGCGCGGTGAACTACAAGACCGAGGATTTCGTGGACGTGATCCGCGCCGCCACCGGAGGGCGCGGCGTGGACGTGATCCTCGACATGGTGGGCGGCGACTATGTCCCCCGCGAACTCTCGCTGCTCGCCGACGAGGGGCGGCTGGTCTTCATCGCCACGCTCGGCGGTGCGAAAGCCCAATTCAACATCCGCGAAGTGATGGCCAAGCGGCTCGTGATCACCGGCTCCACGCTCCGGCCGCGGCCGGTCGCCTTCAAGGGCGAGATCGCGGCCGCGCTGCGCGCGCGGATCTGGCCGCTCATCGAGGCGCGCGAGATCAAGCCGATGGTGCACAAGGTGTTCGATTTCGCCGATGCGGCCGCGGCCCACCGCGCGCTGGAGCGCGGGGAGCACGTGGGCAAGATCGTCCTGAAGTTGCGCGCCTGA
- a CDS encoding aldo/keto reductase, whose amino-acid sequence MQHIRLGHSGLQVSRLALGCMSYGTPSWRQWVLDESAAQPFFRRALDAGINFFDTADMYSLGVSEEVTGRALRAMANRDEIVIATKVNFAMSNGPNMGGLSRKHILQACEASLRRLGIEAIDLYQIHRFDAGVPIDETLEALNDLVRSGKVRYLGASSGSAWRMAQALSTSERRGWARFISMQNHYNLLYREEEREMIPLCLHDGVGLIPWSPLARGVLTRPRPADAKVTSGGTTRAGSDDFSSRLYDSEDDWNVVDAVQRIAAQRGVMMAEVALAWLLSRPGVVAPIVGATKLSHLEAAIRALDLQLSPDELRALDEPYRPHGVRGHTV is encoded by the coding sequence ATGCAACACATCCGACTTGGCCACTCCGGCCTGCAGGTCTCGCGTCTCGCCCTCGGCTGCATGAGCTACGGCACGCCGAGCTGGCGCCAATGGGTGCTCGACGAATCCGCCGCCCAGCCGTTCTTCCGGCGCGCCCTCGACGCCGGCATCAATTTCTTCGACACGGCCGACATGTATTCGCTGGGCGTGAGCGAGGAGGTCACCGGACGCGCCCTGCGGGCCATGGCCAACCGCGACGAGATCGTGATCGCCACCAAGGTGAACTTCGCGATGAGCAACGGCCCCAACATGGGCGGCCTGTCGCGCAAGCATATCCTGCAGGCATGCGAGGCGAGTCTGCGCCGCCTCGGCATCGAGGCCATCGATCTGTACCAGATTCACCGCTTCGACGCCGGCGTGCCCATCGACGAGACCCTCGAAGCGCTCAACGACCTCGTGCGCTCGGGCAAGGTGCGCTACCTGGGCGCCAGCTCCGGCTCGGCGTGGCGCATGGCGCAGGCGCTCAGCACGTCCGAGCGCCGGGGCTGGGCGCGGTTCATCTCCATGCAGAATCACTACAACCTCCTCTACCGCGAGGAGGAGCGCGAGATGATCCCGCTCTGCCTGCACGATGGCGTTGGCCTCATCCCGTGGAGCCCGCTGGCCCGCGGCGTGCTCACGCGACCGCGCCCCGCCGACGCCAAGGTCACGAGCGGCGGCACCACCCGCGCCGGCTCCGACGATTTCTCGTCGCGGCTCTACGACAGCGAGGACGACTGGAACGTGGTGGACGCCGTGCAGCGCATCGCCGCGCAGCGCGGCGTGATGATGGCCGAGGTCGCGCTGGCGTGGCTGCTGTCGCGGCCCGGCGTCGTGGCGCCGATCGTCGGCGCGACCAAGCTGTCGCATCTCGAAGCGGCGATCCGTGCGCTCGACCTCCAGCTGTCGCCCGACGAACTGCGGGCGCTGGACGAACCCTACCGCCCGCACGGCGTGCGCGGACACACCGTCTGA